CGACGACTGCATGAACGCAAGCCTGGTGGCCGCGCTGGCCAACGAGTACGAGGTCCGGGCCGTCACCGACGGTGACGCCGCCGTGGACTTTCTGGATCACAACGCCGTGGACCTGGTTCTGCTCGACATGGTGATCCCCGAGCGGGACGGCCTGTCTGTGCTCTCGCACATCGCGGGGATGGCCCCGAAGCCGCAGGTGGTC
This window of the Candidatus Brocadiaceae bacterium genome carries:
- a CDS encoding response regulator — protein: MDRILVVEDDDCMNASLVAALANEYEVRAVTDGDAAVDFLDHNAVDLVLLDMVIPERDGLSVLSHIAGMAPKPQVV